One Melospiza melodia melodia isolate bMelMel2 chromosome 1, bMelMel2.pri, whole genome shotgun sequence genomic window carries:
- the TTR gene encoding transthyretin: MAFQSVLFVFLAGLVFFSEAAPLVSHGSVDSKCPLMVKVLDAVRGSPASGVNVKVFKQAEDGSWQDFAVGKTTEYGEIHDLTSEEQFVEGKYMVKFDTSSYWKALGLSAFHEYADVVFTANDSGHRHYTIAALLSPFSYSTTAVVTDPQE, translated from the exons ATGGCCTTTCAGTCTGTGCTCTTTGTTTTCTTAGCTGGACTGGTATTTTTCTCTGAAGCTGCACCACTG GTCTCCCATGGCTCTGTTGATTCCAAATGCCCTCTTATGGTGAAAGTGCTGGATGCAGTCAGAGGAAGCCCTGCATCTGGCGTCAATGTTAAAGTCTTTAAACAGGCTGAAGATGGAAGCTGGCAGGACTTTGCTGTTGG GAAAACCACAGAGTATGGGGAGATTCATGATCTCACATCCGAAGAACAGTTTGTAGAGGGAAAGTACATGGTGAAGTTTGACACCAGCTCCTACTGGAAGGCGCTCGGGCTTTCTGCATTCCATGAATACGCTGAT GTGGTGTTCACTGCTAACGACTCCGGCCACCGCCACTACACCATCGCCGCTCTCCTCAGCCCTTTCTCCTACTCAACCACTGCTGTTGTCACTGACCCCCAGGAATAA